TCGCGCGCCAGCACGCTAGCCATATCGACGTATGGCCAATCCCCAGCTCGCACGATGGGGATTCAAACCTGAGGTCTTATTCCGGCAAGCGCGGCACGCCGTGCTCGCTACGCTCTTCCATCGCGATGGGACGGGTATCCAGTCGTGTAGAACGCGCACCCTGCGGCAGCGGATCGACCGCCTCACCACGGGCAAGCGCCAGCGCATTGCGATAGCAACGCTGCGCCAGCGCAGCATCGCCTTGCCCGGCATGCACATCGCCGAGGGCCTCCCACGCGCCACTGCTCGGCGACAGCGCAAGCGAGCGCTCGAGGTACTGCGTGGCTTTGCCCCATAGTTGCTGACGCGCGCACATGCGGCCGAGTGTGAGCAGCAGTGCGGCATCGTTAGGGTGGGCATCAAGCCATGATTCGGCACGGCGCAACCGCGCCTCGATGTCATCACCGCCCAGCGCCCCATAGGTTTCGATCAACAGCGGCGACCACTCACGGCGCAAGGCGGATTCCACCTCGTCCATGGCGGGCAGCATCATGCCGAACGCGGCGGCCTGGCGCGCATAGGCATCGATCGCCGACGGCACGCGGCGCTGCGCCTTGGGCAACTGCGACCACAGCGTGTTGAGTGCAGCGGCATCCGGAGCGCCGCGCAGCGACGCCGTGAGCACCTGTGCTTCGAGCGCTGCAAAGGTTTTTGTGCTGAGCGCACCGCTCTTCTGCAATGGCTCGAGCGCTTGACGCGCACGACGTGTGTCGCCACTGGCAAGCGCCGCCAGCGCCAGCTCGCGCCAGCCACCAGGAGTGAGGCTGCCGGCATCCGCATCGGCAGCCAGCAAGTTCACGGACTCCGACGGGCGGCCTTCGCGACGCAGTACGCGGGCACGCAGCACGCGCGCCGCGCGCGGTGCGACCTGTGCCGCCTCATCGAGCGTGGCCAGCGCGCGGCTGTTCTCGCCGCGTCGCGAGGTCGCTTCGGCCGCCGCCAGCAACGCGGGGCCGCGCAACACGTCCAGGCGCGAGGCGCGATGCAGATCGCGCTCCGCGTCACCATGGCGACCTTCCATCAGCGCGAGCAGGCCTTCGCTCATCTTCTTGCGGCTCAGGCGGCGATGGCGACGCGTGAACGCGCCGAACGGCCAACGCACCGCAAACCACACGGCACTGAGCACAGCCCAGGCAAGCAGCAGGATGACGATGGCGGCAAGCACGGTGGTCTCGGCCTGCCAGCCACGCAACTGCACCATCACGTAGCCTGGATCCTCGGCCACCCAGTGCCAACCGAAGGCGGCCAGTGCGGCCACGATCACCAGCAACAGAATCCAGCGCCACAACTTCATGGCTTGGCTCCGACCGAGCTGCTGCTCGCGGGCTTCAGCGCATGCACGGCACGGAGGTTACGCAGTTCGCTAAGTGCCGCACCGAGCTGCACGGGTGCACCCGGGGACTCGGCCATCAACGCCGCCAGTTGCGTGCGCGCCTGCTGCACGGGTGCGGCACTGGTGTCGAACTGCGCAGCGATACCCGCGTCGGCACGCTTGAGCGCGGCAACGTAGGCATCGCGATCGGAGGCGAGCAAGGCGGCCTGCGCCTGTGCGAGATCAATCGAGGTCAACTCGCGCGCGAAGCGTGCATCGGCGACGGAAAGCGGGGCACCGTTCGTGCGTTGCACTTTCACCACGCCATTGAGCGCGCCCACGATGCGCGACCAACTGCTTGGCGTGGTACCGGACGATGCCGTGTCCAGCGGTTTGAGCGGCAACTGCATCATCGACGCACGCAGATCACTCAGCGTGGTCAGCGACGCATCGAGATTGACCGTGCGGCTCTTGGCCAGCGCCTCGCGCTCTGCGCC
This genomic window from Dyella terrae contains:
- a CDS encoding heme biosynthesis HemY N-terminal domain-containing protein, producing the protein MKLWRWILLLVIVAALAAFGWHWVAEDPGYVMVQLRGWQAETTVLAAIVILLLAWAVLSAVWFAVRWPFGAFTRRHRRLSRKKMSEGLLALMEGRHGDAERDLHRASRLDVLRGPALLAAAEATSRRGENSRALATLDEAAQVAPRAARVLRARVLRREGRPSESVNLLAADADAGSLTPGGWRELALAALASGDTRRARQALEPLQKSGALSTKTFAALEAQVLTASLRGAPDAAALNTLWSQLPKAQRRVPSAIDAYARQAAAFGMMLPAMDEVESALRREWSPLLIETYGALGGDDIEARLRRAESWLDAHPNDAALLLTLGRMCARQQLWGKATQYLERSLALSPSSGAWEALGDVHAGQGDAALAQRCYRNALALARGEAVDPLPQGARSTRLDTRPIAMEERSEHGVPRLPE